One region of Hemitrygon akajei unplaced genomic scaffold, sHemAka1.3 Scf000045, whole genome shotgun sequence genomic DNA includes:
- the LOC140720659 gene encoding uncharacterized protein encodes MAHQRVHTRERPFTCSDCGKGFTQSSQLLRHQSVHTGDRPFNCSACGKGFTSADKLLRHQSVHTGERPFTCSDCGKGFTSSYQLLRHQSVHTGEWPFTCSDCGKRFTELSRLKIHQRVHTGERPFNCSDCGKGFTQSSQLKVHQRIHTGERPFTCSDCGKGFTSSSLLKVHQQVHTGEKPFTCSDCGKAFTSSAHLLRHQSVHTGERPFTCSDCGKGFTLSYKLLKHRSVHTGEWPFSCSDCGKGFTELPQLKVHQRVHTRERPFTCSNCGKGFAQSSQLNVHQRIHTGEKPFTCSDCGKGFTQLSQLKAHQGVHTGEWQITCSDCGKGFASSSHLKIHQRVHTGERPFTCSDCGKGFTSSSHLKVHQRVHTGERPFTCSNCGKGFTQSSILKAHQRLHTR; translated from the coding sequence atggctcaccagcgagttcacactcgggagcggccgttcacctgctcagactgtgggaaaggattcactcagtcatctcagttactgagacaccagtcagttcacactggggacaggccattcaactgctcagcctgcggaaagggattcacttccgcagataagttactgagacaccagtcagttcacactggggagaggccattcacctgctcagactgtgggaagggattcacttcatcatatcagttactgagacaccagtcagttcacaccggagagtggccattcacctgctcagactgtgggaagcgattcactgaaTTATCTCGACTGAAGatacatcaacgagttcacaccggagagaggccattcaactgctcagactgtgggaagggattcactcagtcatctcaactgaaggtacatcagcgaattcacactggggagaggccattcacctgctcggactgtgggaagggattcacttcgtcatctctactgaaggtacatcaacaagttcacactggggagaagccgttcacgtGCTCGGACTGTGGCAAGGCATTCACTTCATCAGCTCacttactgagacaccagtcagttcacactggggagaggccattcacctgctcagactgtgggaagggattcactttgtcatataagttactgaaacaccggtcagttcacaccggagagtggccgttctcctgctcagactgcgggaagggattcaccgaaTTACCTCAGcttaaggtacatcagcgagttcacaccagagagaggccattcacctgctcaaactgtgggaagggattcgctcagtcatctcaactgaatgtacatcagcgaattcacactggagagaagccgttcacctgctcagactgtgggaaaggattcactcagttatctcaACTGAAGGCACACCagggagttcacactggagagtggcaaatcacctgctcagactgtgggaagggattcgcttcgtcatcccatctgaagatacatcagcgagttcacactggagagaggccgttcacctgctcagactgtgggaagggattcacttcgtcatcccatctgaaggtacatcagcgtgttcacactggagagaggccattcacctgctcaaactgtgggaaaggattcactcagtcatccatcctaaaggcacaccagcgacttcacactAGGTAG